A window of Streptomyces profundus genomic DNA:
GTTTTCCCCCCACGCGGTGCTCAGGGAGCACCAAGGAGCGCAAGGAGTCCTGATGGAACGCGAGTTCTCTCTTCGGCGCAGGATGCTGTTCACCGCCGCGGCCGGCGTCGGCGCCGCCGCGGCCCTCTCGGGCACGGCACGCGCCGCCCACTCCGCCTCGTCCGCCTCGTCCGCCTCGGCGGTCGAACCGGACATCGACGGCACCGGCGCCTGGGGCGCCAGGGCGCCGGGCGGCACCATCTCGGTGCTGAACTACCGACCCAGCATGATCATCGTGCACCACACGGTGAGCGAGAACACCGGCGACTTCTCCCGCGCGCAGGCGCACGCCCACAGCCAGTGGGTCCAGGACCTCCACATGGACGGCAACGGCTGGGTCGACACCGGCTACAACTTCCTGGTCAGCCGGGGCGGTTGGATAACCGAGGGACGGCACCGCAGCCTGGAGACGCTGTCCGGCGGCACCAGCTTCGTGTTCGGCGCGCACACCTCGGGGCAGAACGACGTCGGCATCGGCATCGCCAACGAGGGCGCCTACCACGACGGCGCGACGCCGCCCGCCGCGCAGTGGGAGGTGCTGGTGCAGCTGTGCGCGTATGTGGCCTCGCAGTACGCCATCCCGGCCACCGAGATCTACGGCCATATGGACTTCGGCTCGACGCTCTGCCCCGGGATCTTCCACGAGATGCTGCCGCGGTTGCGTGACGAGGTGGGCGACGCGATCGGTTAGCGTCGCGGCCGTCCGGACGCTCCCGTGTCGAGCTGGCCGACCGCCCGGCTCAGCCGGGATCGGCCGGCGGCCGGAGCAGGCCCACCTCGGCGGCCAACACCCCGGCCTGGAAACGTGTCTTCGCGCCCAGCACGGTCATCAGGTCGGCGACGTGACGCCGGAAGGTGCGCAGCGACATGCCCAGGCCGGCCGCCGCGACCTCGTCGGTGACGCCCTCGCTCAGCGCCCGCAGCACCTGGCGGGCCAGCCGGGGCCCGCCCCTGCCGTCGAACTCCACGGCGTCGGGTGGCGAGGCGCGGTGCCAGAGGCCCTCGAAGAGCGCCAGCAGCATCCCCACCAGGGTGGGGTCGCGCACGACGGCGCTCCGTTGCCCGAGGGCGGACTCGACATGGATGAGCGCGGCCGTCCGGTCCACCAGCAGCAGTTGCATGGGGGGCACCGGGGCGACGCGCCAGGAGATCGGCTGGGCCGGCCCGTGCAGCTCGGTCGGGCGGCCCCTGTGGTGCTGGGTCTGGGTGGTGAGCACCCTGGTCGGCAGGGGGCACTCGTCGCGCGAGCAGGTGGCGCGCAGGGCGGCGTCGATGATCCGGCCGGTCTCCTGGTCGGGCGCGATCACCGCCTCCAGACACTGGCGCGCGTCGGCGCACCAGCCGCGCACCCGCTCCTCGAACACGGCGGGCGAGGCGGCGATCGTGGTGATGGCCCCATGGCCGGAGAGCTGGTCCCGGTGTCGGGCCAGGATGTTGTCGAGCAGCGCCCTGACCTCAAGCAGCGCCTCGCCCAGGTCCTCCCCCTCGACGCCGGTTTCCGGCCCGTCCAGGGGCGTCGGGCCGGTGGGGTCCGTGGTTCTCGGGTGGTTCGTACGCATGGCATTCCCCCTCTTCGCCGCCCCGCGGCGACGCTCACGCTCGGCGTTGCCGCTCAGGCGTCACCGATCGGCAGTACGCCCAACTCGGCGGCCCGTGCGCCCGCCTGGAAGCGCGAGACGATGCCCAACTCCTCCATGATGTGGGCGACCTTCCTGCGGTAGGTGCGCAGCGACACCCGCATCTCCCCGGCCGCCACCTCGTCCGTGAGTCCGTCCCTGAGGTAGCGCAGCACCGTCTGCATGGGTTCGGCGCGCAGATGGGAGACCGCCCCGTGGAACTCGCGCAACGGCATGGCGCTGTTCCAAGTCCCCTTCAGCAGCTGACAGGTGACGGCGACCACCGCCGGGTCGTTGACCAGCAGGGGGCGTTGGCCGACCGCCCCTGCGGGCGGGACCACCAGCGCCAACACGCCGTCGATCAGCAGGGTTTCGCGTGGCTCCCCGCTGTCGACGCGGATCTCGCAGCCCTCGTTCGCCAGGCGGATGAGCCGGGCGCGCGGGAAGCGCAGCACGCTGGGCGCCAGCAGCACCCGGGCCGGCACCCCGCGGGCGCGCGCCGCCTCCAGGGCGCGCAGGCCCACGGCCAGCCCCCGGGTCGCGCCTGGCCGGCCGGCCGTGGTGACCACCACGAAGTGTTCGGCGCGGTCGATCAACCGGCCCACCATCCAAGGGATGTGGCGGGCGTCGAGGTGACGCACGGCGGAGCGTTGGGCGGGCGGGCGGACGCGGACCGACACCACGGAGTCGATCAGCGCGGTCGCCTCCAGCAGGGTGCGTTCCACGCGTCGCGCCTCGGCCACCTCGTCCCCCGGCGGATCCCCGGCGACGAGGGGGCGTGATGGTGATTGTTCGGTGATATTCCCCATAGCAAATACGTTCCCCCGGTCAGTTCAAGGGGTCGCCCGGCCTCTTGACGCGCACGCACGGGGACGCCCCGCTGTGCGGGGGGAGGCGGTTTACGGGCGTCGGCTGGTCGGCGAAGCGACGCCCGCTCTGGTGGTCGCCTTCCCCCGGTAAATGCACCTGGCGACTCAGTTCTGAAGAGTATGGGTGTGGTGTGTGGGCAGTCAATCGGAGTTGGATGAAGGGAGGGAGACAGTTGGTGGTTCTGAGGTTCAGTGGGGCGAAACAGTCGCGAAGTGCTTAAGGAGCAGTGTCGTGCCGTCCCGCGCCATAAGTCGTGATTGGGATTCCCTGCCTTTCTCGTTTTGTTTGCTTTCGCTATGCTGCGATATGGTTGCAAGACAGCCTCGGTAGCGTTCCCCGGTGTGCCGCTCGGCGAGGTCGTGCAGGGTCAACCGACCGTCAGGGGGGCGGAGCGCCGGATCCATCTCCCGGATCGCGGGCGGCTCGTGGGCGAGCGAGACCACCAGCCGGGCCGGCGGCTGCGCGAGGCCCACGCCCAACGCCTTGAGCGCGGCCTCTTTGCGTGCCCACACCACGGCGAACGCCGCCGCCCGCGCCTCCGGCGCCAGCGCGAGCAGCGCCGCCGCCTCGGCCGGCGCCAGCGCGGACGTCAACACGCCCCCGTCCGGCGACAGATCGATGTCCTGGTCGATCTCCGCGATGTCCAGGCCGAGCGGCGCCGGCCCCACCGCCACCCCGACGCGCCCGCCGGAGTGCGAGACGGACAGCCCGAGCCAGGCGTACCGTTCCGGCAGCCGTGGCCGGCCGTGTGGGCCACCGCAGTCCGGGCACCCGGAGGTCAGCGGCACCAGCCGGGCCGGCAGGTCCAGCCACCGTCCCAGCACCAGCCGCAGCAGCGCCCGCCCGGTCAGATAGCGGTCGGCCGCCGCCGGCACCCGGTAGCGGTCGAGCCGGGCCAACTCGTCGGGGGCCAGCAGCTCGCGCAGCGCCGGGTCCGCGTCCCCGGGCGCGGCCCACCACAGCTCGAACCCCGGCCCCGTGCTCACGGCGTCTCCGACACCCAGCGGGCGCCCAGGAGTTCGGCCACCTCGCCGCCGTCCGCCGCCAACACCCGGTGGGTGGAACCGGCCAGGGACAGCGCCGTGGCCCGGCGGTCCAGGCCGGTCAGCCGCAGCCGCTCGGCCCGCCACAGCTCGCCGCGCCTGGCGCCGGGCGCCACCGGCGAGACGGCGACGGCGGCCTCAAGGGCGGCGCTCGGCAGCCGGGGGTGCGGCGGGTCGACCAGGGCGAACCACTCCGAGGGGCGGATCGGCTCCACCTCGGCCCGCCAGCCGTCAAGGTCCCGCCAGGGGCTGACGGACACGAGGTACGGCAGCCAGTCGTAGCCCTGTCCATCGGCCGCTGGCTGGTCGGTCCGCTCGGCAGGCGCCGGCGCCCCCTCGCCCCCCGACGTGGGGGAGCCGGCTGACGTGGGGGAGCTGGCCGGCACCGTCAACAGCACGGTGGCCTCGGCGGCCACCGCGCCCCGCCGGCGGAGCGTCACCCGGGCGCCGCGCAGCGGTGTGGTCGCCAACTCCGGGCGGTGCACGGTGCCGGGCTCAAGACGTACCTCGCGCGTGAGGTCGAGCGTCCCGCCGTCGAGGCGGAGCGCGCCCGGCCGGACGGCGATGTCGCACAGCGCCACGGCGGTGGCGGGCTCGCCGCCGGGAACCAGCCAGCCGGCGCCGTCCAGCAGGTACTCCAGGGCCAGGGACAGCGGCAGCCCCGGCGCCCCCGCCACCCGCACCTCGTCCAGGCAGCTGGCCCAGGTCGGGTCCAGCCGATGCTCGGTGACCACGGTGGCGGTGGGCGCGTAGGTGATGACCTCGCCCAGGAAGAAGCGTCGGCTCAACATCCCGGTGCGCCCGCGCCAGTCGGAGGGGACCGCGATGCCCCGCAGATGCTGTGGGGCGACCAGCCCGATCTCGCCCATGAAGCAGACCTCGCCGCTGCCCTCCCTGGTGATCTCGGCGAGCCAGGCGTCCACGCCGTCCGCCACGCCGATCGGCGTCATATAGCGGGACGCCGCGTCGAGGTTGGTGATCAGCCCCACCCCGTCCCAGGTCGGCCAGGCCAGGACCTTGACCGGATGGGACCGCCGCTGACCGGCGCGGAGCGCCAGCCGGGCCAGGCCCTCGTTGGCCGCGGCGTAGTCGGTCTGGCCCACCATGCCGCCGTAGCGGCCGGTGAGCGAGCCCACGGCGCAGAGCATCTTCAACGGGGCGTCGGCCAGGGCCGCCAGCAGATGCAGGAAGCCGTCGACCTTGACGCCGATGACCTGCCGGAACTGGTCGACGGACTTGCCCCGCAACCGTTTCGGCAGGTCGATGCCGGCGTTGTGCACCACCACGGAAAGGCCAGGTCCGGCCGCCCGCACCAGCGCCGCGACCTGCTCCGGATCGGTCACCTCGCAGGCGTGGTAGGCGAGTTCGGCGCCCGCCAGCCGGGCCCGCTCCAGGTTGTGGTGCACCTCGCGCAGCTGCGCCATCCGGCCCAGGCGGCGGCGCACCGCGTGCAGCGGCTCGTCCGGGTCGCGCTCGGCGTAGGCCCGCCGCTCCAGGGCGGCGAACGCCTCGGCGGAGGCGACGAGCCAGTCGGGCCGGTCCGCGGGCAGCGGGGTCCGGCCGCTGACCAGCACCCGGCAGCCGGTGCGCAGCGCCACCGCCAGCGCGAACTCGAAGCCGATGCCCCGGGCGCCGCCGGTCATCAACAGCACGTCGTCCGGGGTCAGATCGATCGGCTTGCCGTCGATCTCGGTGGCGTGCGCCAGCAGCGCGTGCCGCCCCTCGGCGGTGTGCCCGACCTCAAGCAGCCGGCCGCCCAGCAGCTCGGCGACGGCGGCCGGGCCCGGGTCGACGGAAGGGGCCAGGTCCAACACCCGCACATCGCAGGCGGGGAACTCGCGGGGCAGGGTCTTGGCCAGGCCCGCCCAGAGCCCGCCGAGCGGCTGGGCGTCGGGGACGTCGGTCAGGCCCATCGCGCCGCCCAGCGAGGTCACCGCCAGATAGTGCAGCCGGCGGGCGTCCGACTCCCGCGCCCAGTCCTCGTAGACGTGGTGGAGCGCGGTCACGGTGCGGTCCATCGCGGCGTGCCAGGCGCCCGCGGCCACCGGCGTGCCGGCGGGCAGGCCGCCGTCCACGATGGCGTCGACGGGGCCGTCCACATCCGGCCCGCCGGCCGCCTCGTCCCAGCCCGCCGGCCGGCCGCCGTGGGCCCGCACGGCGGCCCGCACCGACGTCAGGAACCGGTCGTCGCCGCCCAGCACCAGCACGGTGCGGCCGGCCAACGCGTCCTCGGCCGGCGCCGGTTGGGCGGGGAGCGGCGCCAGGCTCATCAGGTGCCGCAGGATGGGCGCCTTGTCGACTCCCCCGGCGCGCGGTGCGGCGGTCGGCTCAGCCATGCGCGGATCCGCCCTCGCGCGGTCGTAGCCGCACCCACATCTCGCTCATCGGACGCAGCGAGATCAACGAGTCGCCGAAGCGCGTCAGATCGCCCGGCACCGGCTCCAGGCGGAACCGCTGGGTCACCATGGCCAGGATGATCTTCAGTTCCAGCAGCGCCATCATGTTGCCCACGCACATCCGTGGCCCGCCGCCGAAGGGGAAGTAGGCCGTCTTGGGGCGCTCCTTGACCGCGCTCGGGGTGAACCGCAGGGGGTCGAACGCCTCCGGGTTCTCCCAGACCGCCGGGTTGCGGTGGGAGACCAGCGGGGAGAGCAGGAGCGAGCTGCCGCCCGGGATGTGGTAGCCGTCGAGGGTGTCGTCCTCGACGGCGTCCCTCGGGTAGAGCCAGATCGGCGGGTAGAGCCGCAGGCTCTCCTCGATCACCATCCGGGTGTAGTCCAGCGTGGGCAGGTCCTCCTCGGCGGGCGCCCTGCCGTCCAGCACCCCGCTCAGCTCGCCCTCCAACTCCTCCCGCACCCAGCGGTGGGCGGCGACGGAGTGCAGCATCCAGCAGGCGGCGGTGGCGGTGGTCTCGTGGCCGGCCAGATAGATGGTGAGCAACTCGTCGCGGATCTCCTGGTCCGTCCACGGCTCGCCGGTCTCCGGGTCGCGGGCCTCCTCGGCGAGGCGCACCAACACCCCCTCGCCGGTGGCCGAGTGGCGCTCCCTGATGTCGGAGACGACCTGGTCGTAGATCCGGCGGTTCTTCTTGATCAGGCGGTTGCGCGCGGTCGGCATCCACTGCGGGAGCATCTCGCTCAGATAGCCGTGCGGGAACATCACCTCGATGCTCTCGTCGACGACCTGCTTGAGCAGCGGGGTGCGGGACCTGATGTCGTAGCCGAAGAGCGACTGGCTGAGCGTCACCAGCGTCAGCCGCATCATCTCGGCGACCAGGTCGACCGGTTCGCCCGCGCGCTCGGCGGCCTCCCAGCGCTCCAGCATCTCGCTGGTCGCCTCGATCACGTTGGGGATGATCGCCTCGATCGCCTTCTTGGCGAACGCCGGCTGCACCGCCCTGCGGTGGCCGCGCCAGTAGCGGCCGTCGGAGGTGAGCAGCCCGGTGCCCATCACCAGCTTGAACTGGTCGTAGAGCTTGCCGCGCACGTAGTTGCCCTGGTTCTCCATCAGCACCCGGCGCACCGCGTCCGGCGAGGTGGCCAGGTGCACGGTGTAGGGGCCCATCCGCATGCGGCTCAACTCGCCGTGGTCGCGCTGGAGCCGCAGCAGGAACTGCGCCGGGTCCCGGCGGTAGGGGACGAGGCTGCCGAAGCCCGGCGTGCCGCGCGGGCCCGGGGCGGTGCGGGTGGCGGTGTCGGTGTTGGCGGCGGTGCTGGTCATAGCGGCAGGGCTCCGATCCGATGGGCTTCCCGTGACGGGTCCGCCAGGTTCTCCACGGTGGCCCGGTCCACGGGCAGACCGGTGAGGGAGTCGATATAGCCGAGCGCGAAGCCGGACACGTCCTGCATCTGGAGCAGCATCGTGCCGTCGGGCAGGGTGGCGGTGAACCTGCTGGCCAGGCCGCTCCCTTCGAGCAGCAGCCCGCGGGGAGTGGCCGACAGCTCGATCTCGACGCCCCGCTGGCCCAACTCCACGTCGTTGTCCGGGACATAGAGGTCGATCCGGCGGATGCCGCTGGGCGCGGCGACCGGAACGTAGTGCTCGGCGACCAGTTCGAGGACCGCCAGCCTGGCCATGCCGTCGAGCATCAGGCTGGGGACGAGGAACCGCTCGTAGACGCTGCCAGGGGCCACCGGCGCGGTGTAGCGCGCCCGCTTGCCCAGCGGGTGCAGCCGGGTGTCAGCCGTGGTGACGAACGCCCCGGACAGGTACACGGAGGCGCCGTCGGCGTGGTACGGGTCCATGATGGGCGTCTCGTCGGCCGCCGGCCAGGGCTCCCAGCGGGGGGCCGCCGGGTGCCGGTCGGCCAGCACCACGGTGGCGCTGAAGTGCTGCTTGTCGCGGGTCAGCACGACGCCCTGGGGCGAGACCACGTCGCCGGTGACCTTGACGGTGACGACCGCCTGGGTGGCGTCCCGGCGCAGCAGGGTGGCGGCGATCCGGCGCGGGCTGCGGTCGGTGGTGCCGCCCAGCCGGAGGAAGTGGTCGAACGTCACGTTGCGGAAGCCGACCACCTTCAGCTCCGGCACCAGCTCCAGCGCGGCCTCGGCGGCGAGCTCCGTGACGAAACAGCCGGGCAGGGTGGGTATCCCGCGCACGGTGTGTTCACGCAGGTATGCGTCCCGTTCGTCGAACTGTCGCTCCACGACCAGGGAACGCTCGTTCTCGCGCACCACCCGGTCGATATAGAAGCGGCCCTTGCCGGTGGCGACCGGCTCCGGGGCGCGGCGTGGGGCGAAGTAGCCGGGGATCATCTGTTCCATGGCGGCCCGTTCCACGTCGCCCAGGTGGTGGGTGACGGGGGCCCGCTCGGCGGCCTCCAGCTCGGCGAGGAAGTGGCGCACCCCCTCGGCGGTGGGCATCAGGGTGAGCACGTTGGCCATCTCGCCGGCGCTGAAGAAGGACTGGTGCACCTCGCTCGACGCCATGCCCACCTCCTTCCACAGCGTCCAGCCGATGGCGAACTCGCCCTGCCCGGCCGTGGTGTTGTGCAGCGCGGCGGTGCCCAGGAAGTCGTTGCTGGCCGCGTAGTCGGTCTCGCCGAGCTGGCCGGTGAGTCCGATCAGCGAGGCGAAGGAGCACCAGGTGCGCGGCAGCCGGCCGCGGAGCGCGCGCCGCAGGTTGAGGTAGCCGCCGGCCTTGACGGAGCGCACCTCGCGGAAGTGCGCGAGCGGCTTGGTGGCCAGCGCCCCCGCGCGGTTGACGCCGGCGGCGTGGATCAGCAGGTCGATCGTGCCGTGTGCCGCGCCGACCCGGTCGAAGGCGGCGGTCAGCTGCTCGGCGTCCAGCACGTCGGCCCGCAGGTAGTGGACCCGGCCTGGGCCGCAGTGCCGTTCCATCTCGGCCAGGTTCCGCAGGATCTCGGCCGCGCCGGCCAGCTGCTCGTACTCGTGGGTGATCTCCCGCACCGGGCGGCCCGGTTCCCGAGCCATCGCCTCCCGCAGGAACTCCACCCGGCTGGGCAGCGCGTCGGGCCCGCCGTAGCCGGTGATCCGGTCGGTCAGCTCGGCGACCGGCTTGGTGCCCAGGGCGTAGATCACCGGCCGGTAGCGCCGGGCCACCGCCTTGAGCAACTCGGAGGTGATGCCCCGGCCGCCGCCGGTGGCCACCACCACGCTGCGGGCGTCCAGCGGCGGGACGGGCCCCGGCCCGGGCGCCGGCGCCTCCTCGGTCACCAGGGTGTGCCGCAG
This region includes:
- a CDS encoding SDR family NAD(P)-dependent oxidoreductase, producing MAEPTAAPRAGGVDKAPILRHLMSLAPLPAQPAPAEDALAGRTVLVLGGDDRFLTSVRAAVRAHGGRPAGWDEAAGGPDVDGPVDAIVDGGLPAGTPVAAGAWHAAMDRTVTALHHVYEDWARESDARRLHYLAVTSLGGAMGLTDVPDAQPLGGLWAGLAKTLPREFPACDVRVLDLAPSVDPGPAAVAELLGGRLLEVGHTAEGRHALLAHATEIDGKPIDLTPDDVLLMTGGARGIGFEFALAVALRTGCRVLVSGRTPLPADRPDWLVASAEAFAALERRAYAERDPDEPLHAVRRRLGRMAQLREVHHNLERARLAGAELAYHACEVTDPEQVAALVRAAGPGLSVVVHNAGIDLPKRLRGKSVDQFRQVIGVKVDGFLHLLAALADAPLKMLCAVGSLTGRYGGMVGQTDYAAANEGLARLALRAGQRRSHPVKVLAWPTWDGVGLITNLDAASRYMTPIGVADGVDAWLAEITREGSGEVCFMGEIGLVAPQHLRGIAVPSDWRGRTGMLSRRFFLGEVITYAPTATVVTEHRLDPTWASCLDEVRVAGAPGLPLSLALEYLLDGAGWLVPGGEPATAVALCDIAVRPGALRLDGGTLDLTREVRLEPGTVHRPELATTPLRGARVTLRRRGAVAAEATVLLTVPASSPTSAGSPTSGGEGAPAPAERTDQPAADGQGYDWLPYLVSVSPWRDLDGWRAEVEPIRPSEWFALVDPPHPRLPSAALEAAVAVSPVAPGARRGELWRAERLRLTGLDRRATALSLAGSTHRVLAADGGEVAELLGARWVSETP
- a CDS encoding cytochrome P450; this translates as MTSTAANTDTATRTAPGPRGTPGFGSLVPYRRDPAQFLLRLQRDHGELSRMRMGPYTVHLATSPDAVRRVLMENQGNYVRGKLYDQFKLVMGTGLLTSDGRYWRGHRRAVQPAFAKKAIEAIIPNVIEATSEMLERWEAAERAGEPVDLVAEMMRLTLVTLSQSLFGYDIRSRTPLLKQVVDESIEVMFPHGYLSEMLPQWMPTARNRLIKKNRRIYDQVVSDIRERHSATGEGVLVRLAEEARDPETGEPWTDQEIRDELLTIYLAGHETTATAACWMLHSVAAHRWVREELEGELSGVLDGRAPAEEDLPTLDYTRMVIEESLRLYPPIWLYPRDAVEDDTLDGYHIPGGSSLLLSPLVSHRNPAVWENPEAFDPLRFTPSAVKERPKTAYFPFGGGPRMCVGNMMALLELKIILAMVTQRFRLEPVPGDLTRFGDSLISLRPMSEMWVRLRPREGGSAHG
- a CDS encoding helix-turn-helix transcriptional regulator, producing MRTNHPRTTDPTGPTPLDGPETGVEGEDLGEALLEVRALLDNILARHRDQLSGHGAITTIAASPAVFEERVRGWCADARQCLEAVIAPDQETGRIIDAALRATCSRDECPLPTRVLTTQTQHHRGRPTELHGPAQPISWRVAPVPPMQLLLVDRTAALIHVESALGQRSAVVRDPTLVGMLLALFEGLWHRASPPDAVEFDGRGGPRLARQVLRALSEGVTDEVAAAGLGMSLRTFRRHVADLMTVLGAKTRFQAGVLAAEVGLLRPPADPG
- a CDS encoding DNA-binding response regulator: MGNITEQSPSRPLVAGDPPGDEVAEARRVERTLLEATALIDSVVSVRVRPPAQRSAVRHLDARHIPWMVGRLIDRAEHFVVVTTAGRPGATRGLAVGLRALEAARARGVPARVLLAPSVLRFPRARLIRLANEGCEIRVDSGEPRETLLIDGVLALVVPPAGAVGQRPLLVNDPAVVAVTCQLLKGTWNSAMPLREFHGAVSHLRAEPMQTVLRYLRDGLTDEVAAGEMRVSLRTYRRKVAHIMEELGIVSRFQAGARAAELGVLPIGDA
- a CDS encoding 4'-phosphopantetheinyl transferase family protein, whose product is MSTGPGFELWWAAPGDADPALRELLAPDELARLDRYRVPAAADRYLTGRALLRLVLGRWLDLPARLVPLTSGCPDCGGPHGRPRLPERYAWLGLSVSHSGGRVGVAVGPAPLGLDIAEIDQDIDLSPDGGVLTSALAPAEAAALLALAPEARAAAFAVVWARKEAALKALGVGLAQPPARLVVSLAHEPPAIREMDPALRPPDGRLTLHDLAERHTGERYRGCLATISQHSESKQNEKGRESQSRLMARDGTTLLLKHFATVSPH
- a CDS encoding peptidoglycan recognition protein family protein, which gives rise to MEREFSLRRRMLFTAAAGVGAAAALSGTARAAHSASSASSASAVEPDIDGTGAWGARAPGGTISVLNYRPSMIIVHHTVSENTGDFSRAQAHAHSQWVQDLHMDGNGWVDTGYNFLVSRGGWITEGRHRSLETLSGGTSFVFGAHTSGQNDVGIGIANEGAYHDGATPPAAQWEVLVQLCAYVASQYAIPATEIYGHMDFGSTLCPGIFHEMLPRLRDEVGDAIG